The Ignavibacteria bacterium DNA window ATCTCCTCCTGGCTCCATCTCTGAATCTGCTGTACTTCCTCCACTAGATTCTGAATTCGCTCGTCGGTTTGAGCGAGAGCCTGGACTTGTTGCTGGAGCTGTTCGACTTGAGCCGTTAGAGCTCCCACGATCATCTCCACTGATTGAGGCGGGTTCGGATTGGGTTCCGTCGGTTCGGACGGATTCGGTTCCGTCACTTCCACTGTTACCTCCACTTGATTCTCGTCCATGTTCTTTTTCCTCCTTCGACATTTCTGTACACCCTTTCTATTTTTCTATACATTCGTTCTAAGGATTATTCTACCATAAACGACAAAAAAGAACCTATCATATTCTGATAGATTCCGACAAATTGTTTCGACAAATTTTCTTGTGTCGATTAATCATCGTAAGACGAACTAAGACCATTGTTCAGCCATAGCATTTGCAATACCTTGAAAAGTTCTTGACCGCTCTTTCCAACGATCAACACCAGGAGGCATTTTCCACACTCTAGCTTCACGGCCTTCAACAATATTGGTTGGAACTAATAACGGTAAATTCTTTAACCACAAACCTGTCTTTTTAACTTCTCCATGTCCAAATTGCCAAGGATGAATATACTGGTCAGCTTTTCTAATCCGGCTAGAAATAATCGAAACAGGATTTTCTATTGCGATTTTTTCAATAGGTAAAGCCATTAACCACCTAACAAACTCTAAAGCCTGTTCTTGCTCTT harbors:
- a CDS encoding DNA cytosine methyltransferase, which translates into the protein EQEQALEFVRWLMALPIEKIAIENPVSIISSRIRKADQYIHPWQFGHGEVKKTGLWLKNLPLLVPTNIVEGREARVWKMPPGVDRWKERSRTFQGIANAMAEQWS